CCTACTAGGCCGCTTTTACATGATTGATGAGCATCTTTGGAAACTGCCTGGAATTAAACGCCGCCTGATCTATTCAACCATTTATGCCCTCTTAAAGGGGCTGGCAATTGTTGGACAAGCAGCGTTTTTAACACAGGCACTGACAGCCGCTTGGCGCTTGCAGATCAATTCAGCCTGGTATTTTGCCACGCTGTTTTTTTTCATTTTTTTCTGTCTGCGCCAATTCTTTGACTGGTTGCAAACACGACAATTAAGCAGTTTTGCGGCAAAAACAGCCTATTATTTGAAACAACAAATCGATGCCAAAATTCTGCTTCAAGGACCAGCAATCGTTGATCATTTGGGCAGCGGTAATTTGCTGACTTTAAGCTATGAACGGGTCGACCAAATCAGAATTTATCTGGAAACGATTTTGGCACGGTTTACAGACTTGATGACCATTCCCTGGCTGATTCTGATCTATGTTTTTTGGCAGAATTGGCAGAGCGGTCTGATTTTATTTTGTTCTTTGCCTCTGATTGTATTTTTCATGATAATTTTAGGTTTGGCGGCTCAAAAAAAAGCTGATGCCCAATATGCTGACTTTGCCGCTTTGAATAATCATTTTCTTGACGCAGTTCGCGGACTGGAGACATTGAAGATGCTGGCTGTTAGTCAAAAATACAGTCAAAGTGTTAAAACAGCTAGCGAAGACTACCGCAAAAAAACAATGTCTGTCCTACAAGTGGCGTTCACATCTTCTTTTGCCTTAGATTTTTTTACAACATTATCCATCGCGATTGAAGCGGTCATGTTAGGGATTGCTTTAATTAATCGGCAGCTGCCCTTGGCGCCAGCTCTGGCAGTTTTGATCGTTTCCCCAGATTTCTTTTTGCCGCTGCGCCAATTTGGTGAGGATTATCATGCTAATTTAGACGGTAAGAATGCACTCCATGAATTGTCCGCACTTTTAGAAATGCAGGCACCAAAGAGAATAGTGATGCGGCCAGCTGATTGGTCACAAGAATCGCAATTAAGTCTGTCTCATTTGTCCTATCGCTATGCTGAAAATGCTGATGCAGTCCAAGATCTTAATTTGACGATTCACGGTTTTTCTAAAATCGCAATTGTCGGGATGTCCGGGGCAGGGAAGTCGACGTTACTGAATCTCTTGGCTGGTTTTTTACAGCCGGATCAGCCAAATCCTGCATTTAATCTGGATGGCCAATCGCTAATGAGCTTGAATGCTGACAGTTGGCAAAAGCAATTGAGTTACATGCCGCAGAACCCTTATCTGTTTTCGGCAAGCATTGAAAAAAATATCGCTTTCTATGATCCACAAGCAAGCCGTCAACGTATTCTGGCAGCAGCAGATCAAGCAGGCTTAAGTCCGTTTCTGGAAAACCTCCCAAATGGCTTAGACACCCAAGTGGGAGAGTCTCATCGAGGTATTAGCGGCGGGCAGGCACAGCGAATTGTTTTGGCGCGGGCTTTATTGGATCCCAAACGGCGTATCTGGTTAATGGATGAACCGAGTGCCCACCTCGATATTGAAAGCGAATATGCATTGAAACAAACGATTCTGCCACTGACCGATCATCGATTGCTGATCTTAGCCACTCATCGTCTGCATTGGCTGAAACAAATGGACTGGATTGTCGTGATGAAAGCCGGCCGCATTGTGCAGCAAGGAAGGCTGGACGATCTCATCAATCAGCCTGGTGAGTTAAAAAATATGTCTGACAGTTTGGCGACGGAAGGAGATTTGCATGCGGCAGCGGATATCTAAAACGATGCGTTTATTAAAACAAGACCACTGGTTCATTCAATATCTCAAAAAGGATCGATTGCGCCTTGGCCTGCTT
The Oenococcus kitaharae DSM 17330 DNA segment above includes these coding regions:
- the cydD gene encoding thiol reductant ABC exporter subunit CydD gives rise to the protein MDSASDQGRFGKWERDLLGRFYMIDEHLWKLPGIKRRLIYSTIYALLKGLAIVGQAAFLTQALTAAWRLQINSAWYFATLFFFIFFCLRQFFDWLQTRQLSSFAAKTAYYLKQQIDAKILLQGPAIVDHLGSGNLLTLSYERVDQIRIYLETILARFTDLMTIPWLILIYVFWQNWQSGLILFCSLPLIVFFMIILGLAAQKKADAQYADFAALNNHFLDAVRGLETLKMLAVSQKYSQSVKTASEDYRKKTMSVLQVAFTSSFALDFFTTLSIAIEAVMLGIALINRQLPLAPALAVLIVSPDFFLPLRQFGEDYHANLDGKNALHELSALLEMQAPKRIVMRPADWSQESQLSLSHLSYRYAENADAVQDLNLTIHGFSKIAIVGMSGAGKSTLLNLLAGFLQPDQPNPAFNLDGQSLMSLNADSWQKQLSYMPQNPYLFSASIEKNIAFYDPQASRQRILAAADQAGLSPFLENLPNGLDTQVGESHRGISGGQAQRIVLARALLDPKRRIWLMDEPSAHLDIESEYALKQTILPLTDHRLLILATHRLHWLKQMDWIVVMKAGRIVQQGRLDDLINQPGELKNMSDSLATEGDLHAAADI